TGATCCTGTTCTTCGGCTTCATCGTCCTGCGCGACCGCGTCGGCCCCGGCGCCCTGGTCGGCGTCGCCCTGTCGCTGCTGGGCGTGCTGGTGGTGATCAGCGAGGGCCGGCCCTGGGCGTTGCTGTCGCTGCACCTCAATCCGGGCGACGGCATCATCCTGGTCGGGGTGGTGCTCTACGCCGGCTACAGCCTGTTGCTGCGCCGCCGCCCGCAGGTGCATCCGCTGAGCCTGCTGCTGGTCACCTTCGTGCTGGCCGCCCTGATCACCGCACCGCTCTATGTCCATGAGCTGATCCAGGGCCGCACCTTCGAGGTCACGCCACAGGCCCTGGCCGGCATCGGCTATGTCGCCCTGTTCCCGTCCTTCCTGGCCTACCTCTGCTTCAATCGCGGGGTCGAGCTGATCGGCGCCGGGCCGGCCGGCCAGTACATGCACCTGATGCCGGTGTTCGGCGCCGTGCTCGCCGTGGCCCTGCTGGGCGAGCCCTTCCACCCC
The nucleotide sequence above comes from Caulobacter sp. NIBR1757. Encoded proteins:
- a CDS encoding DMT family transporter, translating into MTLTQRLWKTAPLLLAATMLFWAGNSIAGRAMSGVVPPMTLTFWRWMLASLLVAPLAWKHLRTDGPVLRRYWKLVVLLSLSGVASFGALLYWGLESTTALNSLLMQAAIPPLILFFGFIVLRDRVGPGALVGVALSLLGVLVVISEGRPWALLSLHLNPGDGIILVGVVLYAGYSLLLRRRPQVHPLSLLLVTFVLAALITAPLYVHELIQGRTFEVTPQALAGIGYVALFPSFLAYLCFNRGVELIGAGPAGQYMHLMPVFGAVLAVALLGEPFHPYHAAGVGLIGLGIAATAFAGRKRA